Part of the Polaribacter sp. Hel1_33_78 genome is shown below.
AAGACATGGTTTTGGAGTTTTCTCAAGATTTGCGGATAAACTAGGTATGCGTGCAAAAAATGTTCGCATATTTTTCATTTATATCTCTTTTGTTACGGTTGGTCTGTCTTTTGGCTTGTATTTAACTTTGGCTTTTTTATTTCGCTTAAAAGATATGATTTATACAAAAAGAAGTTCGGTTTTTGATTTGTAGTTTATGAAGGTATTAGATTCCAAAATACATAAAATACTAGTTTTGGTTGCGTCAATTATGACAATTGGAACAATGGGTTATATGTTGCTTTCTAATTACTCATTTATAGATGCAATATATATGACAGTGATTACTGTGACAACTGTTGGTTTTGGCGAGTTAAAACCATTTTCTCCAGAGGAGAAAGTCTTTACAATTTTTTTGATTTTAACAAGTATTACAGTTTTTGGTTACGCGGTTTCTACGTTCTCG
Proteins encoded:
- a CDS encoding PspC family transcriptional regulator, whose protein sequence is MNFIHAVRHFFERHGFGVFSRFADKLGMRAKNVRIFFIYISFVTVGLSFGLYLTLAFLFRLKDMIYTKRSSVFDL